Below is a genomic region from Lysobacter terrestris.
CCCGTTCCCGCGAGACCTGGCTGTTCTGGATCCTGGCCCTGCTGGTATTGGGGGCCGGGCTCGGCCTGCGCGATCCCTGGCCCGCCGACGAACCGCGCTTCACCCTCGTCGCGAAGCACATGGTCGAAAGCGGCGACTGGCTGTTCCCGCATCGCGGCAACGAACTGTATTCGGACAAGCCGCCGGTGTTCATGTGGCTGCAGGCCGCGGCGTACAGCGTGTTCGGCAACTGGCGCGTGGCCTTCATGCTGCCCTCGCTGCTGGCTGCGCTGGGCACGCTGTGGTGCGTGGTCGACCTGGGCAAGCGACTGTGGACGCGCCGGGTCGGCCTGTACGCGGGCTATGCGCTGCTGTTCACCCTGCACTTCACCTACCAGGCGAAGAAGGCGCAGATCGATCCGACCGTGGTGTTCTGGATCACCTTGGCCAACTACGGCCTGCTGCGCCACTTCCTGCGCGGCGGCGATTGGCGGATGTGGATGCTGGGCTGGTTCGCCGCGGGCATGGGCACGATCACCAAGGGCGTCGGCGCGCTGGCGCTGCTGATGCTGGTCCCGGCGGTGCTGGGGGCGTTGCGGCAGTGGCCGGGCGTGGTCTTCCCGCGGCGCTGGCAGTTGTTGCTGGGGCCGTTGGCGTTCGTCTTCGCCGTGTCGTTGTGGCTGGTGCCGATGGTGACCAGCGCGCTGCACCACCCGGACCCGACCTACCACGCATACATGGAGGACATCCTGTTCCGGCAGACCGCGAAGCGCTACGCGCAATCGTGGGACCACCACCAGCCGCCGTGGTACCACCTGACCGTGATGGCCTCGATGTGGCTGCCGTTGCTGCTCGCGTTGCCGTGGGCGCTGCCGGCGTGGAAGCGGCGCCTGCAGCGCCGCGATCCGCGCTACCTGCTGCCGCTGCTGTGGTGGGCGCTGGTCCTGCTGTTCTTCTCCATTCCCAACGGCAAGCGCGATGTCTACATCCTGCCGGCGTTGCCGATGGCGTGCCTGGCGTTCGCGCCGCTGCTGCCGGGCATCGTGCGTAAGGCCTGGCCGCGGCGCATCGCGTTCGCGTTCGCCGCGCTGTTCGCGCTGCTGTTGACCGGCGCCGGCCTGGCGATGCTGCTGGGCAATCCGGGGTTCGAAGCCAAGCTCATCGGCGATCGCGGCCTGCACGCCAGCGCTGCGCCGTTCGCGTGGACGCTGCTGGCGATGGGCGGTGGCGCGTGGGCCGGCCTGCTGTGGTTCGGCCTGCGCCGGCCGCTGGCCGCGCTGCTGTCGAGCCTGGCGGTGGTCTGGGTGCTCTACGGCCTGCTGGTGTATCCCCTGTTGAACGACTCCAGTTCGGCGCGCGGGCTGATGACCGCCATCGACCGGCGCCTGCCCGCCGACGCGCAGCTGGGCCTGGTGGCGTGGAAGGAGCAGAACCTGCTCATGGCGCAGCGCCCGGCGGCGACGTTCGGTTTCCGCGTGCCTTGGCACGAGCAGCTGCGGCAAGCCATCGCCTGGCAGGGCGAAGCCCCGCAGCGACGCTGGCTGCTGGTGCAGGAGCCGGCGTTGTCGGAGTGCATCGACCGGAGCAAGGCGGAATTCGCCGGGCGTTCCAACCGGCGCGCGTGGTGGCTGGTGCCGGCGACGGCGGTGGTGCCCGGCTGCAGGCCGGCGGCGAAGCCGGACGCAGCGGATCCCGACTGAACGCGCGACTACGGGACCGGCGGTCGTACTCCTACGGCGCCTGCCCGTTCTGCAGGAGCCACAGCATGATGGTCTTCTGCCGCACGTAGTTGGCGCGCACGTAGGCGTAGACCAGGCCGTGCCAGCCATCGCGGAAGCCGCCGCGCAGCAGGTAGCCGCGCCAGAAGCGCCACGCCGGCGATACGATCAGCTTGCCCAGCGTCGCGCGCTTGCCGCGGGCGAAATCGTGCTGCGCCATCATCCGCGCGTAGCGCTGGGTCTTCTGCAGTTGCTGCTCGAGCGAGCGGTACGGGTGGTGGACGAGGTCGCCGCGCAGCGTGCGCACCGCGCCATCGACGCTCGCCGCTTCGTGGACCTCGCGCGTGCCGCGCCAGCCGCCGCGGCGGCGGTCGAACAGACGCAGCACGCGATCGGGATAGGCATTACCGTGGCGCAGGAACTTGCCGAAGTACTCGCTCAGGCGGGCGAAGCGGAAGCCGGCGGCGTCGCCGAAACCGCGGCCACGTTCGGCCTCGATCGCGCCGCGCAGCGTGGCATCGACGCGTTCGTCGGCGTCCAGGCACAGCACCCAGTCGTGCATGCACTGATCGACCGCGAACTGCTTCTGGCTGCGGAAACCGTCGAACGGCCGCAGCAGCACGCGTGCGCCCAGGCGCTGCGCGATCTCGACGGTCGCATCGGTCGAATGCGAGTCGACCACGACGATCTCGTCGCAGAACGCCAGCGACGCGATGCAGTCGGCGATGCGGTCGGCCTCGTTGAACGTGATAATGCAGGCCGATAGCGGGACACGGTCCGGTGAGGCAGGCGAGGAAGCGTTGATGGCGGATTACCTGTTGTTCGCGACAGAGCGCTATGCGTTGCCCATCCTGCAACCGCTGGCGCACGCCCTGCAAGCGCAGGGCCATGGCGTGCACGCCTGGTTCGTCGATGGCGCCGCCGGCGCGAGGCTGCCGGCGCCGGTGCACATGGTCGGCCTGCGCGAAGCGGTGGCGCTGCGGCCGCACGCGGTGTTCAGCGCGGCGAACTGGGTGCCGACGTTCGTGGGCGGGGCGAAGGTGCAGCTGTTCCACGGTTTCAACGTGGAGAAACGCTCGGACGAACGCGGGCATTTCCGCGTGCGCGGCCTGTTCGACCTGTACTGCACGCAGGGCCCGGCCACGACCGCGCCGTTCCGCGCACTGGCGGCGCGCGAGCGCCATTTCGCCGTGGTCGAAACCGGCTGGCCCAAGCTCGACCCGCTGTTCCGTGACGACGACGGTTCGGCCGCCGCGCTGCGCGCGCCCGCGGGCACGCGGTCGGTGGTGATGTTCGCCTCGACCTTCACCGAACGCCTCAGCGCCGCCCCGCACCTGTTCGACGCGATCGCCGCCGAAGTCGCGCGCGGCGAGCGCTACTGGCTGCTCACCCTGCACCCGAAGTGCCCGCCCGAACTGTTCGCGCGCTACCGCGCGCTGGCCGGGGCGAACGCGGCCTTCATCGAGACCGAACAGCTGGTCGCCGCGCAGCGCGCCGCGGACGTGCTGGTCGCCGATACCACTTCGGTGGTGTCGGAATTTGTCATTCAGCGCAAGCCGGTGGTGACGTTCCGCAACCGCGCGCCCAAGCCGCACATGCTGGACTTCATCGATCCGGCGCAATTAGCGGCGATGCTCGAGCGCGCCTTTGCCCCGGATGCCGCGTTGCAGGCGGCGCTGGCGGCGTATGCCGATGCGATCCATCCGTACCGGGACGGCCGTTCCTCCGAGCGCGTGATCGCCGCGACGCAGGCGCTGGCGCGCGGCGAACTCGGCACGCTCGCGCGCAAGCCGCTGGCGTCGCTGTGGCGTGGGCTGCAGATCCGCCGCGAGCTGGGTTACTGGGGTCGCTGACTAACGCCGCTGCCCAGCCGGCACGCTCACCAGCGCAGCGGACGCCGCGCCAGCGTGCGCGACAA
It encodes:
- a CDS encoding ArnT family glycosyltransferase, with the protein product MLKTTRSRETWLFWILALLVLGAGLGLRDPWPADEPRFTLVAKHMVESGDWLFPHRGNELYSDKPPVFMWLQAAAYSVFGNWRVAFMLPSLLAALGTLWCVVDLGKRLWTRRVGLYAGYALLFTLHFTYQAKKAQIDPTVVFWITLANYGLLRHFLRGGDWRMWMLGWFAAGMGTITKGVGALALLMLVPAVLGALRQWPGVVFPRRWQLLLGPLAFVFAVSLWLVPMVTSALHHPDPTYHAYMEDILFRQTAKRYAQSWDHHQPPWYHLTVMASMWLPLLLALPWALPAWKRRLQRRDPRYLLPLLWWALVLLFFSIPNGKRDVYILPALPMACLAFAPLLPGIVRKAWPRRIAFAFAALFALLLTGAGLAMLLGNPGFEAKLIGDRGLHASAAPFAWTLLAMGGGAWAGLLWFGLRRPLAALLSSLAVVWVLYGLLVYPLLNDSSSARGLMTAIDRRLPADAQLGLVAWKEQNLLMAQRPAATFGFRVPWHEQLRQAIAWQGEAPQRRWLLVQEPALSECIDRSKAEFAGRSNRRAWWLVPATAVVPGCRPAAKPDAADPD
- a CDS encoding glycosyltransferase family 2 protein, which gives rise to MNASSPASPDRVPLSACIITFNEADRIADCIASLAFCDEIVVVDSHSTDATVEIAQRLGARVLLRPFDGFRSQKQFAVDQCMHDWVLCLDADERVDATLRGAIEAERGRGFGDAAGFRFARLSEYFGKFLRHGNAYPDRVLRLFDRRRGGWRGTREVHEAASVDGAVRTLRGDLVHHPYRSLEQQLQKTQRYARMMAQHDFARGKRATLGKLIVSPAWRFWRGYLLRGGFRDGWHGLVYAYVRANYVRQKTIMLWLLQNGQAP
- a CDS encoding CDP-glycerol glycerophosphotransferase family protein; protein product: MMADYLLFATERYALPILQPLAHALQAQGHGVHAWFVDGAAGARLPAPVHMVGLREAVALRPHAVFSAANWVPTFVGGAKVQLFHGFNVEKRSDERGHFRVRGLFDLYCTQGPATTAPFRALAARERHFAVVETGWPKLDPLFRDDDGSAAALRAPAGTRSVVMFASTFTERLSAAPHLFDAIAAEVARGERYWLLTLHPKCPPELFARYRALAGANAAFIETEQLVAAQRAADVLVADTTSVVSEFVIQRKPVVTFRNRAPKPHMLDFIDPAQLAAMLERAFAPDAALQAALAAYADAIHPYRDGRSSERVIAATQALARGELGTLARKPLASLWRGLQIRRELGYWGR